The Meles meles chromosome 12, mMelMel3.1 paternal haplotype, whole genome shotgun sequence genome includes a window with the following:
- the RNF185 gene encoding E3 ubiquitin-protein ligase RNF185, producing MASKGPSASASPENSSAGGPSGSSNGAGESGGQDSTFECNICLDTAKDAVISLCGHLFCWPCLHQWLETRPNRQVCPVCKAGISRDKVIPLYGRGSTGQQDPREKTPPRPQGQRPEPENRGGFQGFGFGDGGFQMSFGIGAFPFGIFATAFNINDGRPPPAVPGTPQYVDEQFLSRLFLFVALVIMFWLLIA from the exons ATGGCAAGCAAGGGGCCCTCGGCCTCTGCCTCCCCTGAGAACTCCAGTGCAGGGGGGCCCAGCGGTAGCAGCAATGGTGCTGGCGAGAGTGGAGGGCAGGACAGCACCTTCGAGTGCAACATCTGCCTGGACACAGCCAAGGACGCTGTCATCAGCCTGTGTGGCCACCTCTTCTG TTGGCCGTGTTTACATCAG TGGCTGGAGACCAGACCTAACAGACAAGTGTGTCCAGTTTGTAAAGCCGGCATCAGCCGAGATAAAGTGATCCCGCTCTATGGCAGGGGCAGCACTGGGCAGCAGGACCCCAG AGAGAAGACCCCTCCCCGTCCTCAAGGACAGAGGCCAGAGCCAGAGAACAGAGGG GGATTTCAAGGATTTGGATTTGGAGATGGTGGCTTCCAGATGTCTTTTGGAATTGGAGCATTTCCTTTTGGGATATTTGCCACAGCATTTAACATAAATGATGGGCGGCCTCCTCCAG CTGTCCCTGGAACACCCCAGTATGTGGATGAGCAGTTCCTGTCACGCCTCTTCCTGTTTGTGGCCCTAGTGATCATGTTCTGGCTCTTGATTGCCTAA